The following are encoded in a window of Astyanax mexicanus isolate ESR-SI-001 chromosome 6, AstMex3_surface, whole genome shotgun sequence genomic DNA:
- the ice1 gene encoding little elongation complex subunit 1 isoform X3, producing the protein MSFRNPRVQTTSQTVKISGSQNVVGERRCAIHHRESSKLHLQLEEVLLKLGPLEKQAVDFEAVKAELEETKAALKSYQQKCEEVGSLREENAKTLTLNEKLKGSLQMAEDEAKTQRLEYAMLKSEKETLEKDLQKTQDNLRISQQAVEEVENLRLQNAKTLIVKSNLENQLLLLEDTKVKQNNEITDLKRENCRLEENLGRVQAKLEQLEKEVKKEKRSISTQTKLEPKIDKAKVKMLLEELWHSLEPLSQTSEMLDLNENQHLSTVSAARLERHPPQLLPISPCRKQMPQSATSTPAKRRSCDAPGAFGSTPKAFPDKSQSEASFLEENSRSEEQKNEKSKRAKRKRSLGSEEHHQSSTLIDTASDRSSDRDCWRSTTDVWEILDFFKSVPTALSPLPVSNELVELDEDISASAVKESSSAINNDGEKLTVKNTEPMPVEDAEVTPSVSASPGSISTSSLANTEMSSIPLGAGHEVTNSFLSDTQEMEVNELSEAKEVLEDVKPNEVSSAGSQNGHEMECGTTEPVPESAHSQLSNVEDHMNLINIQTQSVGSKIPDALFNDVMSKSSDTGNHLISHDHKCLIDDDADKSIEPLSVAEANGTDDGSEIHLNSEREAETEPERTVEEIQGGWTEGNEPKTPENQKSVDRTKHDSSSSKITELSSGDPPKPEELSDEEEFSDLKRKVRGISSKPKNSLENLNSVPPSLGQGKPTDQLEATHSETEEDIMKVGSHIEISKALPVPENEGDFASLEDKYNTDHTVGPKDSLVINGSQEMASVKKLEDESLNLLQTSLTQITHVSNNNNKNNELHKLSGASENSDKKVPNILPSENSDEKVPNILPSENSVEKVPNILPSENSVEKVPNTLSSENSDEKVPNILSSESSVKKGPSVLSSGLKEHSPKAMDICVDHRKDQKEVCLQPRIPAVQNPVTLPGIDKELNPSPLTILTSKDALTSSPSPDSIGRVRTEMGPPLPPVVMPLTATPPKFVKHHTPVRPNIKFSACLPSEGQFTSKQTKENTSLESSLQHEAKMSPCLNTPSPSNGVPSSPLQFGSATPKHAVPVPGRLPSSALNPSSPTASQENSMQMLDTMYPELSAQARTLNILRGNVNLSRVGNESGTSPPSVNHISGNKTISSSSTAFTKTEQKVKRTGVNVLLPKSAKKLRLDSCSPSPVNAASPVPLDNDPPASVTESTRLHPGNRLSGNSSDRHEQNRTESQPKTRTNESQITEAIEKLQHSCFDILPVIKSHVFLGRISQVPTLREEEKSVISDFCSNQWSADEFMSVILTKLKAQRSVWKQEFVQSVFRVYTGLCRQRGDVQKAHALAYSLLKENYSEASKMILFMLATWPGVLAYESSLCKAIHIVSKLKAEGEILDYLSSYLHWDKRPPDNIYKMIKGTLKALLVDVNLKFQKHDRHGEDLCPTTWEYIFTLDLLCAHLGWKWTHDNIIRKELWTVLDAWVTQPRLQQTPVRDVCVAAVMRLIGRLGQLGIKEKTCQSVQNVAKAINLFGKHAISQGVPWEVQLSAIYTIYDLAPCNPKEALEALASWRGETTQSVPSGVTSCITQIGCLCRQIKP; encoded by the exons ATG AGCTTCAGAAATCCCAGAG ttcaaacaacctcacaaactgttaaaatttctggatctcagaacgttgtgggagaacggaggtgtgctattcatcatag AGAGAGCAGCAAGCTGCACCTGCAGTTGGAGGAGGTACTACTGAAACTCGGCCCTTTAGAAAAGCAGGCCGTGGATTTCGAGGCAGTCAAGGCTGAACTGGAAGAAACAAAG gctgctcTGAAGTCTTATCAGCAGAAATGTGAGGAGGTGGGCAGTTTGAGGGAGGAGAATGCCAAAACACTCACTTT GAACGAGAAGCTGAAAGGCAGTCTCCAGATGGCAGAAG ATGAAGCAAAAACCCAACGTCTAGAATATGCAATGTTAAAATCTGAGAAGGAAACCCTAGAAAAAGACCTACAGAAAACACAA GATAATCTCAGGATAAGTCAGCAGGCAGTGGAGGAGGTGGAGAACCTGAGGTTGCAGAATGCCAAGACATTGATTGT aaaaAGTAATCTTGAAAATCAGCTTCTTCTGCTTGAAG ACACAAAAGTTAAACAAAACAATGAAATCACAGATCTGAAAAGAGAAAACTGCAGGCTTGAAGAAAACCTCGGGAGAGTGCAG GCAAAGCTTGAGCAATTGGAAAAAGAAGTTAAGAAAG agaAAAGAAGTATATCAACACAAACAAAGTTGGAGCCAAAAATTGATAAAG CTAAAGTTAAAATGCTCCTAGAGGAACTCTGGCATAGTTTGGAACCACTGTCCCAAACCTCAGAAATGCTGGACTTAAAtg AAAATCAGCACTTATCCACCGTATCAGCAGCCAGACTGGAAAGACATCCTCCTCAGTTACTGCCAATCAGTCCTTGCAGAAAGCAGATGCCACAATCAGCTACCTCAACTCCTGCTAAAAGAAGGTCATGTGACGCACCAGGGGCATTCGGTTCTACGCCAAAAGCGTTTCCTGATAAGAGTCAGTCTGAAGCTTCTTTTCTTGAGGAAAACAGTCGGAGCGAAGAACAAAAGAACGAGAAATCAAAAAGGGCCAAGAGGAAGAGGAGCCTGGGGTCAGAGGAGCATCATCAGAGTAGTACGTTGATTGACACAGCCAGCGATCGCTCCTCAGACAGAGACTGCTGGAGGAGCACCACAGATGTGTGGGAGATTCTGGACTTTTTTAAGTCGGTACCCACAGCTTTGTCGCCATTGCCTGTTTCTAATGAATTG GTTGAGCTGGATGAAGATATATCAGCATCAGCTGTAAAGGAAAGCTCATCAGCCATTAATAATGATGGTGAAAAATTAACAGTCAAGAACACTGAGCCAATGCCTGTAGAGGATGCTGAAGTAACTCCATCTGTCAGCGCCTCACCTGGCTCCATTTCAACATCGAGCCTTGCAAACACAGAAATGTCATCAATTCCTCTGGGGGCTGGTCATGAAGTCACTAACAGCTTTTTGTCAGATACCCAAGAAATGGAAGTGAATGAACTGTCTGAGGCTAAGGAGGTTTTGGAAGACGTGAAGCCCAATGAAGTTTCATCAGCAGGTTCACAGAATGGACATGAAATGGAATGTGGTACAACAGAACCAGTCCCAGAATCAGCACACTCCCAGCTGAGCAATGTGGAAGACCATATGAATCTTATCAACATCCAGACACAGTCTGTTGGCAGTAAAATCCCTGATGCACTTTTTAATGATGTTATGAGTAAAAGTTCAGATACTGGTAATCATCTTATAAGTCATGACCACAAGTGCCTTattgatgatgatgctgataaaTCTATTGAGCCTCTTTCTGTAGCTGAAGCAAATGGGACTGATGATGGTTCTGAGATTCATCTGAATTCAGAAAGAGAAGCAGAAACCGAGCCAGAAAGGACAGTAGAGGAAATCCAGGGCGGCTGGACAGAAGGAAATGAACCAAAGACCCCTGAAAATCAGAAAAGTGTTGACAGAACAAAACACGATTCCTCCAGTAGCAAGATCACTGAGCTTTCATCTGGAGACCCTCCAAAGCCTGAGGAACTTTCAGATGAGGAGGAGTTCTCTGATCTGAAGAGAAAAGTTCGAGGGATTTCATCAAAGCCAAAGAATTCCCTTGAGAATTTGAACAGTGTGCCACCATCACTTGGACAGGGAAAGCCTACAGATCAACTAGAGGCAACACATTCTGAAACTGAAGAAGACATAATGAAAGTCGGCAGCCATATTGAAATCTCCAAAGCTTTACCTGTTCCTGAGAATGAGGGTGATTTTGCAAGCTTGGAAGACAAATACAACACAGACCATACTGTCGGACCCAAGGATAGCTTGGTAATAAATGGCAGCCAAGAAATGGCATCAGTAAAGAAGCTTGAAGATGAATCACTGAATCTTCTCCAAACCTCACTGACGCAGATCACTCAtgtcagtaataataataataaaaataatgagttacATAAACTGTCTGGAGCCTCTGAAAACAGTGATAAAAAGGTTCCCAATATTCTTCCTTCTGAAAACAGTGATGAAAAGGTTCCCAATATTCTTCCTTCTGAAAACAGTGTTGAAAAGGTTCCCAATATTCTTCCTTCTGAAAACAGTGTTGAAAAAGTTCCCAATACTCTTTCTTCTGAAAACAGTGATGAAAAGGTTCCCAATATTCTTTCTTCTGAAAGCAGTGTTAAAAAGGGTCCCAGTGTTCTTTCCTCTGGCCTAAAGGAGCATAGTCCAAAAGCAATGGACATATGTGTTGACCATCGAAAGGATCAAAAGGAGGTTTGTCTACAACCTCGGATTCCAGCTGTCCAAAATCCAGTAACATTGCCTGGTATAGATAAAGAACTGAACCCATCACCTCTTACCATTCTTACCTCCAAAGATGCACTTACATCAAGTCCATCTCCAGACTCTATTGGAAGAGTTCGAACAGAAATGGGTCCACCTCTACCTCCAGTTGTTATGCCATTGACTGCAACTCCTCCGAAATTTGTAAAGCACCATACTCCAGTTAGGCCCAACATAAAATTTTCTGCCTGTCTACCCTCAGAAGGCCAATTTACTTCCAAACAAACCAAAGAAAATACTTCTCTTGAGTCAAGTCTTCAACATGAAGCAAAAATGTCCCCTTGTCTAAACACCCCTTCACCATCCAATGGGGTTCCTTCTTCTCCACTGCAGTTTGGATCTGCAACTCCAAAACATGCTGTTCCCGTCCCAGGAAGACTACCATCCTCAGCTCTGAATCCCTCATCTCCCACAGCATCTCAGGAGAACTCCATGCAAATGCTAGACACCATGTATCCAGAACTCTCTGCCCAAGCGCGGACTCTGAACATCTTGAGAGGTAACGTTAACCTCAGCCGGGTAGGGAATGAGAGCGGAACCTCACCACCTTCTGTTAATCACATCTCTGGCAACAAAACCATCAGCTCCTCATCCACAGCCTTCACCAAGACTGAGCAGAAAGTGAAAAGGACAGGAGTGAATGTTCTACTGCCAAAAAGTGCCAAGAAGCTCAGGCTGGATTCCTGTTCGCCTAGTCCAGTTAATGCTGCCTCTCCTGTGCCACTTGATAATGATCCACCAGCCAGTGTCACAGAATCAACACGCTTGCACCCAGGAAACCGTCTGTCAGGAAACAGTTCTGACCGTcatgaacagaacagaacagaaagccAACCTAAGACCAGAACAAATGAGTCTCAAATCACTGAAGCAATTGAAAAACTCCAGCATTCGTGCTTTGACATATTGCCTGTGATCAAGAGTCATGTGTTTCTTGGAAGAATATCTCAGGTTCCTACTCTAAGAGAGGAAGAAAAGTCTGTCATTTCAGATTTCTGTTCAAACCAG TGGTCTGCAGACGAATTCATGTCCGTTATCTTAACTAAACTCAAGGCACAGAGATCTGTTTGGAAACAGGAATTTGTGCAGTCTGTTTTTAGAGTCTACACAGGCCTATGTCGTCAAAGAGGAGACGTTCAGAAAGCCCATGCCCTCGCATACAGTCTTCTGAAAGAAA ATTACTCTGAAGCTTCAAAGATGATTTTATTCATGCTGGCCACATGGCCAGGCGTCCTGGCCTATGAGAGCTCTTTGTGCAAAGCCATTCACATAGTGAGCAAGCTGAAAGCAGAGGGAGAGATTTTAGACTATCTTTCCTCTTATCTACACTGGGACAAG AGGCCTCCAGATAACATCTATAAAATGATCAAAGGCACACTGAAAGCTTTGCTGGTGGATGTCAACCTGAAATTCCAGAAACACGATCGTCACGGTGAAGACCTCTGTCCCACTACCTGGGAATACATCTTTACCTTGGATCTTCTCTGCGCACATTTGGGATGGAAGTGGACTCATGACAATATCATCAG GAAAGAGCTATGGACAGTTCTGGATGCGTGGGTGACACAGCCCAGACTTCAGCAAACACCAGTCAGAGATGTTTGTGTGGCAGCAGTTATGAGACTAATTG GGAGACTTGGTCAACTGGGCATTAAGGAGAAGACATGCCAGTCTGTTCAGAATGTTGCAAAAGCGATTAACCTCTTTGGCAAACATGCAATATCGCAAG GTGTGCCATGGGAGGTGCAGCTTTCTGCCATCTATACCATTTATGACTTGGCACCCTGCAACCCCAAAGAAGCCCTGGAGGCTTTGGCATCATGGCGTGGAGAAACCACACAGTCTGTTCCCTCAGGCGTTACCAGCTGTATCACGCAGATCGGCTGTCTCTGCCGCCAGATCAAACCATAA